A window of the Lactuca sativa cultivar Salinas chromosome 5, Lsat_Salinas_v11, whole genome shotgun sequence genome harbors these coding sequences:
- the LOC111883291 gene encoding glycine dehydrogenase (decarboxylating) A, mitochondrial: MERARRLANKAILKRLVSQTKQNSPSPALYSSSRYVSSLSPYLSRDRNVRSERNFHGFVSQTRSISVEALKPSDTFARRHNSATPAEQTKMAEFVGFSSLDSLIDATVPKSIRLNSMKFPKFDEGLTESQMIAHMQELASKNSVYKSFIGMGYYNTSVPPVILRNIMENPGWYTQYTPYQAEIAQGRLESLLNFQTMVTDLTGLPMSNASLLDEGTAAAEAMAMCNNIQKNKKKTFIIASNCHPQTIDICKTRADGFDLKVVTSDLKDFDYSSGDVCGVLVQYPGTEGELLDYSEFVKNAHANGVKVVMASDLLALTILKPPGEFGVDIVVGSAQRFGVPMGYGGPHAAFLATSQEYKRMMPGRIIGVSVDSTGKPALRMAMQTREQHIRRDKATSNICTAQALLANMAAMYSIYHGPEGLKTIAQRAHGLASTFAAGLKKLGTVEVQGLPFFDTVKIKCADSNAIAQEAYKNKMNLRIVDKNTITVSFDETTTIEDVDTLFKVFASGKPVTFTAASLAPEVEDVIPSGLVRETPFMTHPIFNSFHTEHELLRYISKLQSKDLSLCHSMIPLGSCTMKLNATTEMMPVTWPAFADMHPFAPTEQAQGYQEMFKNLGDMLCTVTGFDSFSLQPNAGAAGEYAGLMVIRAYHMARGDHHRNVCIIPVSAHGTNPASAAMCGMKIITVGTDAKGNINIEEVRKAAEANKDKLSALMVTYPSTHGVYEEGIDEICKIIHDNGGQVYMDGANMNAQVGLTSPGWIGADVCHLNLHKTFCIPHGGGGPGMGPIGVKKHLAPYLPSHPVVATGGLPAPEKAEPLGTISAAPWGSALILPISYTYIAMMGSQGLTDASKIAILNANYMAKRLESHYPILFRGVNGTVAHEFIVDLRPLKTTAGIEPEDVAKRLIDYGFHGPTMSWPVPGTLMIEPTESESKAELDRFCDALISIREEIAEIEKGKVDINNNVIKGAPHPLQVLMADKWTKPYSREYAAFPAPWLRAAKFWPTTCRVDNVYGDRNLICTLQPPHEEEEKAAATA; encoded by the exons ATGGAGCGTGCACGCAGGCTAGCAAACAAAGCCATTCTCAAGCGCCTGGTTTCACAAACCAAGCAAAATTCACCATCCCCTGCGTTGTATTCATCTTCGAGGTATGTTTCCTCGTTATCTCCATACCTTTCTCGTGACAGAAATGTTAGATCAGAAAGAAACTTTCATGGGTTTGTTTCTCAAACTCGATCCATATCCGTCGAAGCTCTGAAACCCAGTGACACTTTCGCACGCCGCCATAACTCCGCCACCCCAGCAGAACAAACCAAAATGGCCGAATTTGTTGGCTTCTCGAGTCTCGATTCACTCATTGACGCCACTGTACCTAAATCGATCCGCCTTAATTCAATGAAGTTCCCCAAATTCGATGAAGGCTTAACCGAATCCCAAATGATTGCACATATGCAAGAATTAGCTTCCAAAAACAGTGTTTATAAGTCGTTTATTGGTATGGGGTATTACAACACATCTGTTCCTCCTGTGATTTTGAGGAACATTATGGAAAACCCTGGTTGGTACACCCAATACACTCCCTACCAGGCTGAAATTGCGCAGGGAAGGCTCGAATCCTTGCTCAATTTCCAAACCATGGTAACGGATCTTACTGGTTTACCCATGTCAAATGCTTCATTACTCGATGAAGGAACCGCAGCTGCAGAAGCCATGGCGATGTGCAATAACATCCAGAAGAATAAGAAGAAAACATTCATCATCGCAAGCAATTGCCACCCACAAACAATCGACATCTGTAAAACCAGAGCAGATGGTTTCGATCTTAAAGTGGTGACATCGGATCTGAAAGATTTCGATTACTCTTCTGGTGACGTTTGTGGAGTTCTGGTTCAGTATCCCGGCACCGAAGGTGAATTATTAGATTACAGCGAATTTGTGAAGAACGCGCACGCTAATGGTGTGAAGGTCGTCATGGCTAGCGATTTGTTGGCTTTGACTATCTTGAAACCTCCTGGTGAATTTGGAGTTGATATTGTGGTGGGTTCGGCTCAAAGATTTGGAGTTCCGATGGGTTATGGAGGTCCTCATGCAGCGTTTCTTGCAACATCACAAGAGTACAAGAGGATGATGCCCGGAAGAATTATAGGTGTCAGTGTTGATTCTACTGGAAAACCTGCTTTACGTATGGCGATGCAGACAAGAGAACAACATATCAGAAGGGATAAAGCTACCAGCAACATTTGTACTGCTCAG GCATTGCTTGCGAACATGGCTGCTATGTACAGTATTTATCATGGACCTGAAGGCCTAAAGACCATTGCACAGCGGGCCCATGGACTTGCTTCAACATTTGCTGCTGGACTGAAGAAACTTGGGACAGTGGAGGTCCAGGGTCTTCCCTTTTTTGACACTGTGAAGATCAAATGTGCCGATTCAAATGCAATAGCTCAAGAAGCTTACAAAAACAAGATGAATCTTCGGATTGTCGACAAAAACACT ATCACTGTCTCGTTTGATGAAACAACCACCATTGAGGATGTTGATACCTTGTTTAAAGTTTTTGCATCGGGGAAACCG GTGACATTCACTGCTGCATCTCTAGCACCAGAAGTTGAGGATGTTATCCCTTCTGGGCTTGTAAGGGAAACTCCATTTATGACACATCCAATTTTTAACTC TTTTCACACAGAACATGAGCTACTGAGATACATCAGCAAATTGCAGTCGAAGGATCTTTCATTGTGCCACAGTATGATTCCATTGGGGTCTTGTACAATGAAGCTTAATGCAACTACAGAGATGATGCCCGTCACATGGCCTGCCTTTGCAGATATGCATCCCTTTGCACCTACTGAGCAAGCACAAGGATATCAA GAAATGTTCAAGAATTTGGGTGATATGTTGTGTACTGTGACTGGATTTGATTCATTTTCTTTGCAACCAAATGCTGGGGCTGCTGGAGAGTATGCTGGGCTGATGGTTATCCGAGCATATCACATG GCAAGAGGTGATCATCACCGCAATGTATGCATCATTCCGGTGTCAGCACACGGAACAAATCCAGCAAGTGCTGCTATGTGTGGAATGAAAATCATTACTGTTGGAACCGATGCTAAAGGCAACATCAATATTGAAGAGGTACGAAAGGCTGCTGAGGCAAACAAGGACAAACTATCTGCACTAATG GTTACGTATCCTTCGACCCATGGAGTTTATGAAGAGGGTATTGATGAAATTTGCAAAATTATTCATGACAATGGAGGTCAGGTTTACATGGATGGAGCAAACATGAACGCACAG GTTGGGCTGACGAGTCCTGGGTGGATCGGTGCTGATGTTTGTCATCTCAACCTTCACAAGACATTTTGCATTCCACATGGGGGAGGTGGTCCAGGAATGGGTCCCATTGGAGTCAAGAAACACTTGGCACCCTACTTGCCTTCCCACCCTGTG GTGGCAACAGGAGGTTTGCCAGCCCCTGAAAAGGCTGAGCCGCTTGGCACTATTTCTGCAGCACCTTGGGGTTCGGCACTTATCTTGCCCATATCATACACATATATTGCCATGATGGGATCTCAGGGACTTACAGATGCATCAAAGATAGCCATCTTGAATGCAAACTACATGGCAAAGCGTCTTGAG AGTCACTACCCGATTCTTTTCCGTGGTGTTAATGGGACTGTTGCCCATGAATTTATTGTTGATTTGAGACCCTTAAAG ACAACAGCAGGAATAGAGCCAGAAGATGTTGCTAAACGTTTGATAGATTATGGATTTCATGGTCCCACAATGTCATGGCCAGTTCCTGGGACGCTAATGATTGAACCTACCGAAAGCGAAAGCAAG GCAGAGTTGGACAGGTTTTGTGATGCTTTAATCTCTATTAGAGAGGAAATAGCAGAAATCGAGAAAGGAAAAGTTGATATCAACAACAATGTTATCAAG GGAGCCCCTCATCCCCTCCAAGTGCTGATGGCGGACAAGTGGACAAAACCCTACTCTCGCGAATATGCAGCCTTCCCTGCTCCTTGGCTTCGTGCTGCCAAGTTCTGGCCAACTACAT